Proteins encoded together in one Anguilla anguilla isolate fAngAng1 chromosome 9, fAngAng1.pri, whole genome shotgun sequence window:
- the LOC118236364 gene encoding transcription factor SOX-30-like isoform X2, producing MAHPVSASEEGAATHAGNLEITHSKNSSGNIKRPMNAFMVWSRIHRGALSRVNPKATNADISVQLGVEWSKLSEEQKTPYYEEAYKLKHKHSQEFPDWVYQPKPAKRKCYSSGVMASTGPSSSQSPLTPVTWANRPYSMVAPTSINQRYSTTHMVTTGHGGHAILPGMNPTLPQTASPPVIYLQSNPLHTLQSWAKLPERSEAGTSRPLPPSLGNHIEPSLSLMTKEVVSSPFQRITAAQPYYSHAPQLSVDMPLPSMPPCSSALQMPLPNLSHLCMYASPPLPHPTSLFPYHQAFCMPGPQFYPTCPCTYPSSACNYSELSYPAGDPVYYDDGCQKHEAMFSAVNREYMFRDRGEGSGHSGGHGVPGPEFMNSDPPLDPHALDEVYTVPAAENASHVQTVNIINEDNEEEERVLRVL from the exons ATGGCGCATCCTGTCTCTGCATCGGAGGAAGGAGCTGCCACTCACGCGG GGAATTTAGAAATTACCCACAGCAAGAACAGTAGTGGCAACATCAAGAGGCCGATGAACGCTTTCATGGTATGGTCAAGAATCCACCGAGGAGCGCTGTCCAGGGTCAACCCGAAGGCCACCAACGCGGATATCAGCGTGCAACTGGGGGTGGAGTGGAGCAAGCTGTCGGAGGAGCAGAAGACGCCTTACTACGAGGAAGCGTACAAGCTTAAACACAAGCACAGCCAGGAGTTCCCCG acTGGGTTTATCAGCCGAAACCTGCGAAGAGGAAGTGTTACAGCTCTGGGGTAATGGCTTCCACAGGACCCAGCTCCTCCCAGAGCCCCCTCACGCCCGTAACGTGGGCTAACAGGCCTTACTCTATGGTCGCCCCCACCTCTATCAACCAGAGGTACTCAACGACACACATGGTGACGACAG GACACGGTGGGCATGCCATACTCCCGGGCATGAATCCCACTCTCCCCCAGACCGCCAGTCCACCCGTCATCTACCTTCAGAGCAACCCCCTCCATACCCTCCAATCATGGGCCAAGCTGCCGGAGCGGAGCGAGGCTGGTACCAGCAGGCCCCTGCCCCCTTCCCTGGGCAATCACATCgagccctccctctccctcatgaCCAAGGAGGTAGTGTCCAGTCCCTTCCAGAGGATAACCGCCGCCCAACCATACTACAGCCACGCCCCTCAGTTGTCTGTAGACATgccccttcccagcatgccccccTGCTCCAGTGCCCTGCAGATGCCCCTCCCAAACCTCTCCCACCTCTGCATGTACGCTTCGCCCCCACTGCCACACCCCACCAGCCTCTTCCCTTACCACCAGGCTTTCTGCATGCCCGGGCCCCAGTTCTACCCAACATG CCCGTGCACTTACCCTTCTAGTGCGTGCAACTACTCCGAGTTATCTTACCCCGCGGGCGACCCGGTCTACTATGACGACGGTTGCCAGAAGCACGAGGCCATGTTCTCTGCCGTAAACCGGGAGTACATGTTCAGAGATCGCGGGGAAGGGAGCGGTCATTCCGGCGGTCATGGGGTGCCCGGGCCGGAGTTTATGAATTCGGACCCTCCACTTGACCCTCACGCACTCGATGAGGTCTACACAGTCCCAGCCGCAGAGAACGCATCCCATGTGCAGACAGTCAACATCATCAACGAAGACAacgaagaggaggagagagtgcTTAGAGTTCTGTAG
- the LOC118236364 gene encoding transcription factor SOX-30-like isoform X1: MLPYKDAIAAQPTAHTLNATTRLPNNRFMLTASSEPINPSYLKLFEPKVSVNTAGLNFTIPPSEAGNLEITHSKNSSGNIKRPMNAFMVWSRIHRGALSRVNPKATNADISVQLGVEWSKLSEEQKTPYYEEAYKLKHKHSQEFPDWVYQPKPAKRKCYSSGVMASTGPSSSQSPLTPVTWANRPYSMVAPTSINQRYSTTHMVTTGHGGHAILPGMNPTLPQTASPPVIYLQSNPLHTLQSWAKLPERSEAGTSRPLPPSLGNHIEPSLSLMTKEVVSSPFQRITAAQPYYSHAPQLSVDMPLPSMPPCSSALQMPLPNLSHLCMYASPPLPHPTSLFPYHQAFCMPGPQFYPTCPCTYPSSACNYSELSYPAGDPVYYDDGCQKHEAMFSAVNREYMFRDRGEGSGHSGGHGVPGPEFMNSDPPLDPHALDEVYTVPAAENASHVQTVNIINEDNEEEERVLRVL; encoded by the exons ATGCTGCCGTATAAGGATGCCATCGCTGCCCAACCAACAGCCCACACTCTAAACGCAACGACCAGACTCCCAAACAACCGGTTTATGTTGACAGCGAGCAGTGAGCCTATTAACCCATCCTATTTGAAACTATTTGAACCCAAAGTAAGCGTGAACACAGCCGGACTGAATTTCACAATCCCCCCTTCCGAAGCAG GGAATTTAGAAATTACCCACAGCAAGAACAGTAGTGGCAACATCAAGAGGCCGATGAACGCTTTCATGGTATGGTCAAGAATCCACCGAGGAGCGCTGTCCAGGGTCAACCCGAAGGCCACCAACGCGGATATCAGCGTGCAACTGGGGGTGGAGTGGAGCAAGCTGTCGGAGGAGCAGAAGACGCCTTACTACGAGGAAGCGTACAAGCTTAAACACAAGCACAGCCAGGAGTTCCCCG acTGGGTTTATCAGCCGAAACCTGCGAAGAGGAAGTGTTACAGCTCTGGGGTAATGGCTTCCACAGGACCCAGCTCCTCCCAGAGCCCCCTCACGCCCGTAACGTGGGCTAACAGGCCTTACTCTATGGTCGCCCCCACCTCTATCAACCAGAGGTACTCAACGACACACATGGTGACGACAG GACACGGTGGGCATGCCATACTCCCGGGCATGAATCCCACTCTCCCCCAGACCGCCAGTCCACCCGTCATCTACCTTCAGAGCAACCCCCTCCATACCCTCCAATCATGGGCCAAGCTGCCGGAGCGGAGCGAGGCTGGTACCAGCAGGCCCCTGCCCCCTTCCCTGGGCAATCACATCgagccctccctctccctcatgaCCAAGGAGGTAGTGTCCAGTCCCTTCCAGAGGATAACCGCCGCCCAACCATACTACAGCCACGCCCCTCAGTTGTCTGTAGACATgccccttcccagcatgccccccTGCTCCAGTGCCCTGCAGATGCCCCTCCCAAACCTCTCCCACCTCTGCATGTACGCTTCGCCCCCACTGCCACACCCCACCAGCCTCTTCCCTTACCACCAGGCTTTCTGCATGCCCGGGCCCCAGTTCTACCCAACATG CCCGTGCACTTACCCTTCTAGTGCGTGCAACTACTCCGAGTTATCTTACCCCGCGGGCGACCCGGTCTACTATGACGACGGTTGCCAGAAGCACGAGGCCATGTTCTCTGCCGTAAACCGGGAGTACATGTTCAGAGATCGCGGGGAAGGGAGCGGTCATTCCGGCGGTCATGGGGTGCCCGGGCCGGAGTTTATGAATTCGGACCCTCCACTTGACCCTCACGCACTCGATGAGGTCTACACAGTCCCAGCCGCAGAGAACGCATCCCATGTGCAGACAGTCAACATCATCAACGAAGACAacgaagaggaggagagagtgcTTAGAGTTCTGTAG
- the LOC118236364 gene encoding transcription factor SOX-30-like isoform X3 encodes MLPYKDAIAAQPTAHTLNATTRLPNNRFMLTASSEPINPSYLKLFEPKVSVNTAGLNFTIPPSEAGNLEITHSKNSSGNIKRPMNAFMVWSRIHRGALSRVNPKATNADISVQLGVEWSKLSEEQKTPYYEEAYKLKHKHSQEFPDWVYQPKPAKRKCYSSGVMASTGPSSSQSPLTPVTWANRPYSMVAPTSINQRTRWACHTPGHESHSPPDRQSTRHLPSEQPPPYPPIMGQAAGAERGWYQQAPAPFPGQSHRALPLPHDQGGSVQSLPEDNRRPTILQPRPSVVCRHAPSQHAPLLQCPADAPPKPLPPLHVRFAPTATPHQPLPLPPGFLHARAPVLPNMPVHLPF; translated from the exons ATGCTGCCGTATAAGGATGCCATCGCTGCCCAACCAACAGCCCACACTCTAAACGCAACGACCAGACTCCCAAACAACCGGTTTATGTTGACAGCGAGCAGTGAGCCTATTAACCCATCCTATTTGAAACTATTTGAACCCAAAGTAAGCGTGAACACAGCCGGACTGAATTTCACAATCCCCCCTTCCGAAGCAG GGAATTTAGAAATTACCCACAGCAAGAACAGTAGTGGCAACATCAAGAGGCCGATGAACGCTTTCATGGTATGGTCAAGAATCCACCGAGGAGCGCTGTCCAGGGTCAACCCGAAGGCCACCAACGCGGATATCAGCGTGCAACTGGGGGTGGAGTGGAGCAAGCTGTCGGAGGAGCAGAAGACGCCTTACTACGAGGAAGCGTACAAGCTTAAACACAAGCACAGCCAGGAGTTCCCCG acTGGGTTTATCAGCCGAAACCTGCGAAGAGGAAGTGTTACAGCTCTGGGGTAATGGCTTCCACAGGACCCAGCTCCTCCCAGAGCCCCCTCACGCCCGTAACGTGGGCTAACAGGCCTTACTCTATGGTCGCCCCCACCTCTATCAACCAGAG GACACGGTGGGCATGCCATACTCCCGGGCATGAATCCCACTCTCCCCCAGACCGCCAGTCCACCCGTCATCTACCTTCAGAGCAACCCCCTCCATACCCTCCAATCATGGGCCAAGCTGCCGGAGCGGAGCGAGGCTGGTACCAGCAGGCCCCTGCCCCCTTCCCTGGGCAATCACATCgagccctccctctccctcatgaCCAAGGAGGTAGTGTCCAGTCCCTTCCAGAGGATAACCGCCGCCCAACCATACTACAGCCACGCCCCTCAGTTGTCTGTAGACATgccccttcccagcatgccccccTGCTCCAGTGCCCTGCAGATGCCCCTCCCAAACCTCTCCCACCTCTGCATGTACGCTTCGCCCCCACTGCCACACCCCACCAGCCTCTTCCCTTACCACCAGGCTTTCTGCATGCCCGGGCCCCAGTTCTACCCAACATG CCCGTGCACTTACCCTTCTAG